A section of the Microbacterium forte genome encodes:
- a CDS encoding ABC transporter ATP-binding protein: protein MTTGKLVLTGITKSYGSRRVLDDVSFEVSPGRLTGFVGGNGAGKTTTMRIVLGLLGSDGGRVELDGVALTSADRRLFGYMPEERGLYPKMKVLEQIVYLARLHGMSKADATARATALLTELGLEERLDDTIESLSLGNQQRAQIAAALVHDPEVLILDEPFSGLDPLAVDVVASVLQASAAKGASILFSSHQLDVVERLCDDLVILAGGTIRASGSRDGLRAQHAGNRYELVSAGDAGWLRAEPGVTVVDFEGGYALFDADDVDTAQRVLRTAVDRGDVASFAPKHPSLAQIFKEVIQ, encoded by the coding sequence GTGACCACAGGAAAGCTCGTACTCACCGGCATCACCAAGAGCTACGGCTCTCGGCGCGTGCTCGACGACGTCTCGTTCGAGGTGTCCCCCGGGCGCCTCACCGGGTTCGTCGGCGGCAACGGCGCCGGCAAGACCACGACGATGCGCATCGTGCTGGGCCTGCTCGGCTCCGACGGCGGACGCGTCGAACTCGACGGCGTCGCCCTGACCAGCGCAGACCGCCGCCTCTTCGGCTACATGCCCGAGGAGCGTGGCCTGTACCCCAAGATGAAGGTGCTCGAGCAGATCGTGTACCTCGCCCGACTGCACGGGATGAGCAAGGCGGATGCCACGGCACGGGCGACCGCGCTGCTCACCGAACTCGGGCTCGAGGAGCGCCTCGACGACACGATCGAATCGCTGTCGCTCGGCAACCAGCAGCGCGCGCAGATCGCCGCAGCGCTCGTGCACGACCCCGAGGTGCTGATCCTCGACGAGCCGTTCTCGGGCCTCGACCCGCTCGCCGTCGACGTCGTCGCGTCGGTGCTGCAGGCGAGCGCCGCCAAGGGTGCGTCGATCCTGTTCTCGTCTCACCAGCTCGACGTCGTCGAGCGGCTGTGCGACGACCTCGTGATCCTCGCCGGAGGCACGATCCGCGCGTCCGGCTCCCGTGACGGGCTGCGCGCGCAGCACGCCGGCAACCGGTACGAGCTCGTCTCGGCAGGGGATGCCGGATGGCTGCGCGCCGAACCCGGCGTCACCGTCGTCGACTTCGAGGGCGGATACGCCCTGTTCGACGCCGACGACGTCGACACCGCCCAGCGCGTCCTGCGCACCGCCGTCGACCGCGGCGATGTCGCGAGCTTCGCACCCAAGCATCCGTCCCTCGCCCAGATCTTCAAGGAGGTCATCCAGTGA
- a CDS encoding benzoate/H(+) symporter BenE family transporter, giving the protein MTTAAPLSRPILAGVVTALVGFTSSFAVVLTGLGAVGATPAQAASGLLAVSLTMGLACIVLAWRYRMPITVAWSTPGAALLAATGVVDGGWPAAVGAFLVASGLILLTALWPALGALIARIPPSIAQAMLAGVLLPLCLAPITGLVANPWGVVPVVLTWLVFARLAPRWAVPLAFVAAAVVVAVSLIQERSAVDAGLLVPRLELTAPTFTVGALVGLALPLFIVTMASQNVPGIAIMRSFGYEVPWRPAMLVTGVGTAVGATAGGHAINLAAISAALAASPDADPDPKRRWVAGVSTGVSYLVLGGFSAAFATLVLLAPEAVIPAVAGLALFAAFGSSVQQAIDDPGERIPAVVTFLVAASGIAVLGVSAAFWALVAGLVVRTVLHAGRR; this is encoded by the coding sequence ATGACCACCGCCGCACCTCTGTCTCGACCGATCCTGGCCGGGGTGGTCACCGCACTGGTCGGATTCACGAGTTCGTTCGCCGTCGTGCTCACGGGTCTCGGCGCCGTCGGCGCCACACCTGCGCAGGCGGCCAGCGGACTGCTCGCCGTCAGCCTCACTATGGGACTCGCCTGCATCGTGCTCGCCTGGCGGTATCGGATGCCGATCACCGTCGCCTGGTCGACCCCCGGCGCCGCACTCCTCGCCGCGACCGGAGTGGTCGACGGCGGATGGCCTGCCGCCGTCGGCGCGTTCCTCGTCGCGTCCGGGCTCATCCTGCTCACGGCGCTCTGGCCGGCGCTCGGTGCGCTGATCGCCCGCATCCCGCCGTCCATCGCGCAGGCGATGCTCGCCGGAGTGCTGCTGCCACTGTGTCTCGCGCCGATCACCGGCCTCGTGGCGAACCCGTGGGGCGTGGTTCCGGTCGTGCTGACGTGGCTGGTCTTCGCACGTCTCGCGCCGCGGTGGGCCGTGCCCCTCGCCTTCGTCGCCGCAGCGGTCGTGGTGGCCGTCTCGCTGATCCAGGAGCGCTCCGCAGTCGACGCCGGACTCCTCGTGCCCCGGCTCGAACTCACCGCCCCCACCTTCACGGTCGGCGCTCTCGTCGGTCTGGCTCTGCCGCTGTTCATCGTCACGATGGCCTCGCAGAACGTCCCCGGCATCGCCATCATGCGCAGCTTCGGCTACGAGGTCCCCTGGCGTCCTGCGATGCTCGTGACGGGTGTCGGAACGGCGGTCGGCGCGACCGCCGGCGGCCACGCCATCAACCTCGCGGCGATCAGCGCCGCCCTCGCCGCCTCGCCCGACGCCGACCCCGATCCGAAGCGCCGTTGGGTCGCCGGGGTCTCGACCGGAGTCTCGTACCTGGTGCTCGGCGGGTTCTCGGCGGCCTTCGCCACGCTCGTGCTCCTGGCCCCCGAGGCGGTGATCCCTGCGGTGGCAGGTCTCGCGCTGTTCGCCGCCTTCGGGTCGTCCGTGCAGCAGGCGATCGACGACCCGGGCGAGCGCATCCCCGCGGTCGTGACCTTCCTTGTCGCGGCCTCCGGCATCGCGGTGCTGGGAGTCAGCGCCGCCTTCTGGGCTCTCGTCGCGGGCCTCGTCGTGCGCACGGTGCTGCATGCCGGGCGCCGCTGA
- a CDS encoding response regulator — protein sequence MSQTDAPIRVLLVDDHAMLRAGFRTILDTQPDITVVGEAATGAEAVAQASALRPDVITMDVQMPDMDGIEATRRIVADAGVGAAIAIVTTFDRDDYLYQALDAGASGFLLKNAGAEDLIAAVRALAAGDGMLAPEVTRRVLARFTTASSRASSRASGPASASASASASAGESTPTAVPSPVAPTVLLDPLTEREAEVLVLLVDARSNAEIAGALFIGEATVKTHVSRILQKLGARDRVQAVVLAHRMGLA from the coding sequence ATGAGCCAGACCGATGCGCCGATCCGAGTCCTGCTCGTCGACGATCATGCGATGCTGCGAGCAGGATTCCGGACCATCCTCGACACGCAACCCGACATCACGGTGGTCGGCGAGGCGGCAACCGGCGCCGAGGCGGTCGCCCAGGCGTCTGCCCTGCGCCCCGACGTGATCACGATGGATGTGCAGATGCCCGACATGGACGGCATCGAGGCCACCAGGCGGATCGTCGCCGATGCGGGCGTCGGAGCGGCCATCGCGATCGTGACGACGTTCGACCGCGACGACTACCTCTACCAGGCGCTGGATGCCGGAGCGAGCGGCTTCCTGCTCAAGAACGCCGGTGCGGAGGATCTCATCGCGGCGGTCCGGGCTCTCGCAGCGGGCGACGGGATGCTGGCGCCCGAGGTCACGCGTCGGGTGCTGGCTCGATTCACGACAGCATCCTCTCGGGCATCCTCTCGGGCATCCGGCCCGGCATCCGCTTCGGCATCCGCTTCGGCATCCGCCGGGGAATCGACGCCGACCGCCGTGCCGTCACCGGTCGCCCCGACCGTGCTCCTCGACCCGCTCACCGAGCGCGAGGCCGAGGTGCTGGTGCTGCTGGTCGACGCCCGCAGCAACGCCGAGATCGCCGGCGCCCTGTTCATCGGAGAGGCCACCGTGAAGACCCACGTCTCGCGGATCCTGCAGAAGCTCGGTGCGCGCGATCGCGTGCAGGCCGTGGTGCTCGCGCACCGGATGGGACTCGCGTAA
- a CDS encoding sensor histidine kinase: MPAAPFTRIPSVREQRGDIVLAAVMFVGAVLSAALSTVAEIYGDTRAEPWTALVYAVAVTAPLAVRRRWPAPVAVAISLAYFLAITFQVPEIYVGNIAMFVSLYTVGAWMNNRRAAMIVRVSIIVGMFVWLIITMYRQAIEEADKAEVAAGLLSPYLAFMLIQLLLNVLYFGGAYYFGERSWHAAQERAVLEQRTAELEKEREVTAAQAVALDRVRIARELHDVVAHHVSVMGVQAGAARLVIDQDPEKSKSILTGIEASARDAIHELRQLLETLRTPGGETTDVASTVTLDDIRSLVEASTEAGLPTHYVVIGEPVPVPSIVAVNLYRIAQESLTNARRHAGVGATADVRVRYDDDGVEVEIVNTGRAVAVLRPGLGQLGMRERAAASGGTLDVAPRAAGGLRVRARVPLTGDGSQTEPTAPTETLIETSTTS, translated from the coding sequence ATGCCTGCAGCGCCGTTCACCCGCATCCCCAGCGTCCGCGAGCAGCGCGGCGATATCGTGCTCGCTGCGGTCATGTTCGTCGGCGCCGTGCTGAGCGCCGCACTCTCGACGGTGGCCGAGATCTACGGCGACACCAGGGCAGAGCCGTGGACCGCGCTGGTCTACGCGGTCGCCGTCACCGCGCCGCTCGCCGTGCGCCGGCGCTGGCCCGCCCCGGTCGCCGTCGCGATCTCGCTCGCGTACTTCCTCGCGATCACGTTCCAGGTGCCCGAGATCTACGTCGGCAACATCGCGATGTTCGTGTCGCTGTACACGGTGGGCGCGTGGATGAACAACCGCAGAGCCGCGATGATCGTGCGCGTCTCGATCATCGTCGGCATGTTCGTCTGGCTGATCATCACGATGTACCGACAGGCGATCGAAGAGGCCGACAAGGCCGAGGTCGCGGCGGGCCTCCTCTCGCCCTACCTCGCCTTCATGCTCATCCAGCTGCTGCTGAACGTGCTGTACTTCGGCGGCGCCTACTACTTCGGCGAGCGCTCGTGGCACGCCGCACAGGAGCGAGCGGTGCTGGAGCAGCGCACGGCCGAGCTCGAGAAGGAGCGCGAGGTCACCGCTGCCCAGGCCGTCGCGCTCGACCGCGTGCGCATCGCCCGAGAGCTGCACGACGTCGTCGCCCACCATGTGTCGGTGATGGGCGTGCAGGCGGGAGCCGCCCGGCTCGTGATCGATCAGGATCCGGAGAAGTCCAAGAGCATCCTCACAGGGATCGAGGCATCGGCGCGTGATGCGATCCACGAGCTGCGGCAGTTGCTCGAGACCCTCCGCACCCCTGGCGGCGAGACGACGGATGTCGCATCGACGGTGACGCTCGACGACATCCGCTCGCTGGTCGAGGCGTCGACGGAAGCGGGCCTGCCCACGCACTACGTCGTGATCGGCGAGCCGGTGCCCGTGCCCTCGATCGTCGCCGTGAATCTGTATCGCATCGCCCAGGAATCGCTCACGAACGCCCGCCGTCACGCCGGCGTCGGCGCCACCGCCGACGTGCGCGTGCGTTACGACGACGACGGCGTCGAGGTCGAGATCGTCAACACCGGCCGCGCAGTGGCGGTGCTGCGCCCCGGGCTCGGCCAGCTCGGCATGCGCGAGCGCGCCGCCGCATCCGGGGGCACGCTCGACGTCGCTCCGCGTGCGGCGGGAGGGCTGCGCGTGCGGGCTCGCGTTCCCCTGACCGGCGACGGCAGCCAGACCGAGCCCACCGCCCCCACCGAGACGTTGATCGAGACGAGCACCACCTCATGA
- a CDS encoding VOC family protein yields MSIFITCPVESVDRATAFYTALGWTLNAEMSDHNVSCFAIAPEQYVMLGSREMYASVGGTEDVIGGPDTPSKVTVSFDLGSREAVDELVERAAAAGGRVGDTDDYSFMYQRQFDDPDGYHYSPFWMKSDSDQNA; encoded by the coding sequence ATGAGCATATTCATCACCTGCCCGGTCGAGAGCGTCGACCGGGCCACCGCCTTCTACACCGCTCTCGGCTGGACCCTCAACGCCGAGATGTCCGATCACAACGTGTCGTGCTTCGCGATCGCGCCCGAGCAGTACGTCATGCTCGGCAGCCGCGAGATGTATGCGAGCGTCGGCGGCACCGAGGACGTGATCGGTGGACCCGATACGCCGTCGAAGGTCACGGTCTCGTTCGATCTCGGCAGCCGCGAGGCCGTCGATGAGCTCGTCGAGCGTGCCGCTGCCGCCGGTGGCAGGGTCGGCGACACCGACGACTACTCGTTCATGTATCAGCGCCAGTTCGACGACCCCGACGGGTATCACTACTCGCCGTTCTGGATGAAGTCGGATTCCGATCAGAACGCGTGA
- a CDS encoding winged helix-turn-helix transcriptional regulator codes for MSDLAAALDIVGARWALLIVEQLLAGPQRYGDLQRELGVPTNILATRLRELEAAGVLSRLPLRHNTRAYALTDRGLALREAIEQLGRWGAEG; via the coding sequence GTGAGCGACCTCGCTGCCGCCCTCGACATCGTCGGCGCCCGGTGGGCGCTGCTCATCGTCGAGCAGCTGCTCGCTGGGCCGCAGAGATACGGCGACCTGCAGCGTGAGCTCGGGGTGCCGACCAACATCCTCGCGACCCGTCTGCGCGAGCTCGAAGCGGCCGGGGTCTTGAGTCGACTTCCGCTGCGGCACAACACGCGTGCCTACGCGCTCACTGATCGTGGTCTCGCGCTTCGCGAGGCCATCGAGCAGCTCGGGCGCTGGGGCGCGGAAGGGTAG
- a CDS encoding dihydrofolate reductase family protein: MTGRILIDLFMTLDGVAQGPGGTDEDPSGGFEFSGWQAGYPSSGMGETVSQGMQRLDALLLGRRTYDIFASYWPHHTEGPSGEIGRLFDRVPKYVASRNPDVALSWQNSHRVGDDLAAEIAELRAQHDEVHVIGSIDFVHSLLAGGLFDELNLWVYPILLGTGKKVFDDGAMPSVLRLLEPPVVDDSGVMLLRYGRTDRVPEVGTFED; encoded by the coding sequence ATGACCGGACGCATCCTGATCGACCTCTTCATGACCCTCGACGGCGTCGCCCAGGGCCCGGGCGGCACCGACGAGGATCCGTCCGGAGGGTTCGAATTCAGCGGCTGGCAGGCGGGGTATCCGTCGTCGGGCATGGGAGAGACCGTCTCGCAGGGGATGCAGCGGCTCGACGCCCTGCTGCTCGGCCGCCGCACCTACGACATCTTCGCGTCGTACTGGCCGCATCACACGGAAGGCCCGTCGGGGGAGATCGGCAGGCTCTTCGACCGGGTGCCGAAGTATGTCGCGTCGCGGAACCCTGATGTCGCGCTCTCGTGGCAGAACAGTCACCGCGTCGGGGACGATCTCGCCGCCGAGATCGCCGAACTGAGAGCACAGCACGACGAGGTGCACGTGATCGGCAGCATCGACTTCGTGCACTCGCTGCTCGCCGGAGGGCTGTTCGACGAGCTCAACCTGTGGGTGTATCCGATCCTGCTCGGCACGGGCAAGAAGGTGTTCGACGACGGTGCCATGCCGTCGGTGCTGCGCCTGCTCGAGCCGCCGGTCGTCGACGACAGCGGCGTGATGCTGCTGCGCTACGGACGAACGGATCGGGTGCCGGAGGTCGGGACGTTCGAGGACTGA
- a CDS encoding LPXTG cell wall anchor domain-containing protein yields MTAAPGATVTGAVTGADAPLASTGADAPAFAVMMASGLLLAGMLLVRRRRAQN; encoded by the coding sequence TTGACTGCGGCACCCGGCGCCACGGTCACGGGGGCGGTCACAGGGGCCGACGCACCATTGGCCAGCACTGGCGCCGATGCGCCGGCGTTCGCGGTGATGATGGCATCCGGCCTGCTGCTCGCCGGCATGCTGCTTGTCCGTCGTCGACGGGCTCAGAACTGA
- a CDS encoding Cof-type HAD-IIB family hydrolase, with the protein MTLRLIATDLDGTLLTSASEVSVRTRAALDAARARGIHVVPVTARQPIGLRTLASDAGFDGWALCSNGAYATHLVDGRMLFAEELPAETIRTLAEALRASIPGLLFASVREGGETFVAQHGYAEIADLADHKRDPRTMGGVALDHVLAAPSLKLVIRHPELAPTALFDALCALELTGFEATLSGAPFLEVMADGVTKATGLARLCEHLEIERRDVIAFGDALNDVEMLRWAGHGVAMAGAADVVQDAADETTASNDDDGVARVIERVLGVC; encoded by the coding sequence ATGACTCTGCGCCTGATCGCCACGGACCTCGACGGCACTCTGCTGACGTCGGCATCCGAGGTGAGCGTGCGCACGCGCGCGGCGCTCGACGCGGCGCGGGCACGCGGCATCCACGTCGTTCCGGTGACGGCCCGTCAGCCGATCGGCTTGCGCACTCTCGCGAGTGATGCAGGATTCGACGGATGGGCGCTGTGCAGCAACGGCGCCTACGCGACCCACCTCGTCGACGGGCGGATGCTGTTCGCCGAAGAGCTTCCGGCAGAGACCATCCGCACCCTAGCCGAGGCGCTGCGCGCCAGCATCCCCGGGCTGCTGTTCGCGAGCGTGCGGGAGGGCGGCGAGACGTTCGTGGCCCAGCACGGCTACGCCGAGATCGCCGACCTCGCCGACCACAAGCGCGATCCGCGCACGATGGGCGGCGTCGCCCTCGACCACGTGCTCGCCGCACCGAGCCTCAAGTTGGTGATCCGGCATCCGGAGCTCGCCCCGACAGCGCTGTTCGACGCACTGTGCGCGCTCGAACTCACCGGCTTCGAGGCGACGCTGTCAGGCGCCCCGTTCCTCGAGGTCATGGCCGACGGCGTCACCAAGGCCACGGGGCTGGCTCGCCTCTGCGAGCACCTGGAGATCGAACGCCGCGACGTCATCGCCTTCGGCGATGCCCTCAACGACGTCGAGATGCTGCGCTGGGCGGGCCACGGCGTCGCGATGGCCGGCGCGGCGGACGTCGTGCAGGATGCCGCCGACGAGACCACCGCGTCGAACGACGACGACGGAGTGGCGAGGGTGATCGAGCGGGTGCTCGGGGTCTGCTGA